One window from the genome of Trueperaceae bacterium encodes:
- a CDS encoding LacI family DNA-binding transcriptional regulator — protein MGSRSREAKVTIREVAAEAGVGIATASRALNDEPEVSEATRRRVLEAASALGYRRSSVALGLKRGTTDNIGVAVMSRHAPVVLNPFYMEVIGGIEEVLEEADKHLVLSSLKRREDLLDLAREGRVDGLLVVGCDVSDEILGALRERRVPVVLIDHEFPGLPSVVTDHDQAGRLAARHLLEGGGTRYAFVSENLDNPNFGARLAGFRDELAAAGVELDERAVAAGGDAWDGGFYAMEEVLRRLPEPPDAVCAANDPAAMSAVKALAARGLGTPGDVAVVGVDDIHLAAYHDPPLTTVRVDKLGLGRTGARLLLARLEGREVPERTTLPTELVVRGTTRAASPGGVARTGGAGGGR, from the coding sequence ATGGGCAGCAGGTCGCGGGAGGCCAAGGTCACGATCCGCGAGGTCGCCGCCGAGGCGGGCGTCGGCATCGCGACCGCGTCCCGCGCCCTCAACGACGAGCCCGAGGTCTCCGAGGCCACGCGTCGGCGCGTGCTCGAGGCCGCGAGCGCCCTCGGCTACCGGCGCTCCTCCGTCGCCCTCGGGCTCAAGCGCGGCACCACCGACAACATCGGCGTGGCCGTGATGTCGCGCCATGCGCCCGTGGTCCTCAACCCCTTCTACATGGAGGTCATCGGCGGCATCGAGGAGGTGCTGGAGGAGGCCGACAAGCACCTCGTCCTCAGCAGCCTCAAGCGGCGCGAGGACCTCCTCGACCTGGCCCGCGAGGGGCGCGTCGACGGCCTTCTCGTCGTGGGCTGCGACGTCAGCGACGAGATCCTCGGCGCCCTGCGCGAGCGCCGCGTGCCCGTGGTGCTCATCGACCACGAGTTCCCCGGCCTGCCTTCCGTCGTCACCGACCACGACCAGGCCGGCAGGCTCGCCGCCCGCCACCTGCTCGAGGGCGGCGGCACGCGCTACGCCTTCGTGAGCGAGAACCTCGACAACCCGAACTTCGGGGCGCGCCTCGCCGGCTTCAGGGACGAGCTGGCCGCCGCCGGGGTCGAGCTCGACGAGCGCGCCGTGGCCGCGGGCGGCGACGCCTGGGACGGCGGCTTCTACGCCATGGAGGAGGTGCTCAGGCGGCTGCCTGAGCCTCCCGACGCGGTCTGCGCCGCCAACGACCCCGCCGCGATGAGCGCGGTCAAGGCGCTGGCCGCGCGCGGCCTCGGCACGCCGGGCGACGTCGCGGTCGTCGGCGTCGACGACATCCACCTCGCCGCCTACCACGACCCGCCTCTCACCACCGTGAGGGTCGACAAGCTGGGACTGGGCCGGACGGGCGCGCGGCTGCTGCTCGCACGCCTGGAGGGCCGCGAGGTGCCCGAGAGGACCACGCTCCCCACCGAGCTCGTAGTCAGGGGCACGACGCGCGCGGCTTCCCCTGGCGGCGTCGCGCGGACCGGGGGCGCAGGGGGCGGTCGGTGA
- a CDS encoding sugar ABC transporter permease, translating to MSASLGRAEPAVGWLGRLASTLSPRRVWREIRRSNPVGYLFVLPYVLFFAVFVAYPFGFAFFLTVHNWNIVRPEKPFVGTRNFEILFSDPLFWKALGNTAVFLAVHIPLQIAIALLLAVVLNQPLRARGLFRTAYFLPFVTSGAIVSLVWLRLYADDGLLNQALASLGLGHVGWLSDPRVAMPSIAVMATWKNVGYYLMIFLASLQAIPSQLYEESYLNGANAWQRFRYITFPMLNPAFILVVVLSTIGGFSLFVEPFVMTGGGPLDATLSLVLYLYQQAFQFLRMGYAATIGVVLALLIFVVTLIQRRFLEREVGY from the coding sequence GTGAGCGCGTCGCTCGGCAGGGCGGAGCCCGCGGTCGGCTGGCTGGGCCGCCTCGCCTCCACGCTGAGCCCGCGCCGCGTGTGGCGCGAGATCAGGCGGTCGAACCCCGTCGGCTACCTCTTCGTGCTGCCGTACGTGCTCTTCTTCGCCGTCTTCGTCGCCTACCCGTTCGGCTTCGCGTTCTTCCTCACCGTTCACAACTGGAACATCGTCAGGCCGGAGAAGCCGTTCGTCGGCACCCGCAACTTCGAGATCCTCTTCAGCGACCCGCTGTTCTGGAAGGCCCTCGGCAACACGGCCGTGTTCCTGGCCGTGCACATACCCCTGCAGATCGCGATCGCCCTGCTGCTGGCCGTGGTCCTCAACCAGCCGCTGAGGGCCCGCGGCCTGTTCCGCACCGCCTACTTCCTGCCGTTCGTCACGTCCGGCGCCATCGTCAGCCTCGTCTGGCTGCGCCTCTACGCCGACGACGGCCTCCTCAACCAGGCGCTCGCGTCGCTCGGGCTGGGGCACGTGGGCTGGCTGTCAGACCCCAGGGTCGCGATGCCGAGCATCGCCGTGATGGCCACCTGGAAGAACGTCGGGTACTACCTGATGATCTTCCTGGCCTCGCTCCAGGCGATCCCCTCGCAGCTCTACGAGGAGTCGTACCTCAACGGCGCCAACGCCTGGCAGCGCTTCCGCTACATCACCTTCCCCATGCTGAACCCGGCGTTCATCCTCGTCGTGGTCCTCTCGACGATCGGCGGCTTCTCGCTGTTCGTAGAGCCTTTCGTGATGACGGGCGGCGGACCGCTCGACGCGACCCTCAGCCTCGTCCTCTACCTCTACCAGCAGGCCTTCCAGTTCCTGCGCATGGGCTACGCGGCGACGATCGGCGTCGTGCTGGCGCTGCTGATCTTCGTCGTCACGCTGATCCAGCGACGCTTCCTCGAGCGGGAGGTGGGGTACTGA
- a CDS encoding carbohydrate ABC transporter permease: MTGYVGSRLEGLGGAARRLLFYLLLTLGALGFLLPFLYMLSTAFKGPRELFDLNLVPREPTLDHFRAVFTQIPIGRALFNSAFVYLLQTASVLVFSSIVGYALSRLRFFGREFVFNVILLTMMIPGQLLLIPLYLLIVRFGWTDSYQGLIVPGAVSAFGIFMFRQNFKTIPQELIDAARVDGASELTILFRIIWPLSAPVLITVGIFTFMGGWNDFLWPSLVNRDIRFQTLTQMVTLYGIGGQAGGQVGAVMASSLIAVLPMVVVYLVFQRYYLQGIAGTGVKG, translated from the coding sequence ATGACCGGCTACGTCGGCAGCCGGCTCGAAGGCTTGGGCGGCGCCGCCAGGCGGCTGCTCTTCTACCTGCTCCTGACCCTCGGCGCGCTCGGCTTCCTGCTGCCCTTCCTCTACATGCTCTCGACGGCGTTCAAGGGGCCGCGCGAGCTCTTCGACCTGAACCTCGTCCCGCGCGAGCCGACGCTCGACCACTTCCGCGCGGTGTTCACGCAGATACCCATAGGCAGGGCCCTCTTCAACTCGGCGTTCGTCTACCTCCTGCAGACGGCGAGCGTGCTCGTGTTCTCCTCGATCGTCGGGTACGCGCTGTCGCGCCTGAGGTTCTTCGGACGCGAGTTCGTCTTCAACGTGATACTGCTCACGATGATGATCCCCGGCCAGCTCCTGCTCATCCCGCTCTACCTGCTCATCGTGAGGTTCGGCTGGACCGACTCGTACCAGGGGCTGATCGTGCCCGGGGCGGTGAGCGCCTTCGGCATCTTCATGTTCCGCCAGAACTTCAAGACGATCCCCCAGGAGCTCATCGACGCCGCGCGCGTCGACGGCGCCTCCGAGCTCACGATCCTGTTCCGCATCATCTGGCCGCTGTCCGCGCCGGTGCTCATCACGGTCGGGATCTTCACGTTCATGGGCGGCTGGAACGACTTCCTGTGGCCGTCGCTGGTCAACCGCGACATCCGCTTCCAGACGCTCACGCAGATGGTCACGCTCTACGGCATCGGCGGCCAGGCGGGCGGCCAGGTGGGGGCGGTGATGGCCTCGAGCCTCATCGCCGTCCTGCCCATGGTCGTCGTCTACCTGGTGTTCCAGCGCTACTACCTGCAGGGCATCGCGGGCACGGGGGTGAAGGGGTGA
- a CDS encoding sugar ABC transporter substrate-binding protein has protein sequence MTHVREGAGTGARTRRGPWPALAALAATAALALPGLAAAQRTLTFWPSSNPEEIEFARRIVDEWNAANPDLQVRMQPLPASRSTEEVLLAAIAARTTPDVAANIYPGAISQYVEAGGLYEHETLPGFVDFMVARSGQDVLDLYTHPSGHVYQVPWKSNPVMFAYNVDLLAEAGIEPEDLATYSGFLEAARKVKEKWGGEKYLYSPTVDVTWWQRFFDFYTLYIAASEGQTLLDDEGRVIFDNQAGLEVFEFLATLFREGLAAKGQSAQNRFFQGTVLVEQAGPFTMPFYENNAPEGFRFGLIPPPVPDRLAGKPVYTYGDPKNIAIFTNSQVPEDAWRFIQFILSPENDALFLEITGQIPYRLGMEEDPLFADIIASQPHLPPFLEQAQRTRGVDDTPYLIEIYSAISREYEAAVVQGVRSPEEGLRRAAQRARDIISGFY, from the coding sequence GTGACACACGTGAGAGAGGGAGCAGGCACAGGGGCCCGGACCAGGCGCGGTCCGTGGCCGGCCCTGGCGGCCCTGGCGGCGACCGCCGCCCTGGCGCTGCCGGGCCTGGCCGCGGCGCAGAGGACGCTGACGTTCTGGCCGTCGTCCAACCCCGAGGAGATCGAGTTCGCGCGCCGGATCGTGGACGAGTGGAACGCCGCGAACCCCGACCTGCAGGTGCGCATGCAGCCGCTGCCGGCCAGCCGCTCCACCGAGGAGGTGCTGCTGGCGGCCATCGCGGCGAGGACCACGCCAGACGTGGCGGCGAACATCTACCCCGGCGCGATCAGCCAGTACGTCGAGGCCGGTGGCCTCTACGAGCACGAGACCCTGCCGGGGTTCGTCGACTTCATGGTCGCGCGCTCCGGCCAGGACGTCCTCGACCTCTACACGCACCCGAGCGGCCACGTCTACCAGGTGCCGTGGAAGTCGAACCCCGTGATGTTCGCCTACAACGTCGACCTGCTGGCCGAGGCCGGCATCGAGCCAGAGGACCTCGCCACCTACTCCGGGTTCCTCGAGGCCGCCCGCAAGGTCAAGGAGAAGTGGGGCGGCGAGAAGTACCTCTACTCGCCCACCGTCGACGTCACCTGGTGGCAGCGCTTCTTCGACTTCTACACGCTCTACATCGCCGCGTCCGAGGGGCAGACCCTGCTCGACGACGAGGGCAGGGTGATCTTCGACAACCAGGCCGGGCTCGAGGTGTTCGAGTTCCTCGCCACCCTGTTCCGCGAGGGCCTGGCGGCGAAGGGTCAGTCGGCGCAGAACCGCTTCTTCCAGGGCACGGTGCTCGTCGAGCAGGCCGGGCCGTTCACGATGCCCTTCTACGAGAACAACGCGCCGGAGGGCTTCAGGTTCGGGCTCATACCGCCGCCGGTGCCGGACCGCCTGGCCGGCAAGCCCGTCTACACCTACGGCGACCCGAAGAACATCGCGATCTTCACGAACAGCCAGGTCCCCGAGGACGCGTGGCGCTTCATCCAGTTCATCCTCTCGCCCGAGAACGACGCGCTGTTCCTCGAGATCACCGGCCAGATCCCCTACCGGCTGGGCATGGAGGAGGACCCGCTGTTCGCCGACATCATCGCGAGCCAGCCGCACCTCCCGCCGTTCCTGGAGCAGGCCCAGCGCACGCGGGGCGTCGACGACACCCCGTACCTGATCGAGATCTACAGCGCCATCAGCCGCGAGTACGAGGCGGCGGTGGTGCAGGGGGTGAGGTCACCCGAGGAGGGCCTGCGCCGCGCCGCGCAGCGGGCCCGCGACATCATCAGCGGCTTCTACTGA